A genomic segment from Thermogemmatispora onikobensis encodes:
- a CDS encoding aldehyde dehydrogenase family protein codes for MTLELRSYIGGTWRDGVRLSDDLNPAHPSEVVARTSLAGAELAVEAVQAARSAFAAWRATPAPARGEILRKAADLLEQRAESVGRDLTREEGKTLAEAIGETRRAVSILRYYAGQTLEPDGETYPSSSRVTFLYARREPVGVVSVITPWNFPIAIPAWKIAPALAYGNTVVWKPAELVPLTAVHFTQALLDAGLPPGVLNLVLGKGSEVGDPLVTHPAVDAITFTGSNAVGRALQHKAIEHGKKVQLEMGGKNPAVVLADANLDVAVEQVARGAFLSAGQKCTATSRVIVERAILPEFQERLATLAQSWKLGDPLEPDTRVGPLVSEDQLQKVSGYLQLARSEGGHFLAGGESTTINGEGYYVRPSIVTDLGQSSRVAQEEIFGPVAALLPAASFEEAVALANATPFGLSASLFTTNLSLALRFASEIQAGVVKINQESAGLEFQVPFGGMKDSSSGSREQGKAAREFFTQWKTVYIDQLP; via the coding sequence ATGACCCTTGAACTACGTTCGTATATCGGTGGCACCTGGCGCGATGGCGTGCGTCTGAGCGACGATCTTAACCCGGCCCACCCGAGTGAGGTGGTGGCACGGACCTCGCTGGCAGGGGCGGAGCTGGCTGTTGAGGCGGTGCAGGCCGCGCGCTCAGCCTTTGCCGCCTGGCGCGCAACGCCAGCACCAGCGCGGGGCGAGATTCTGCGCAAGGCCGCCGATCTGTTGGAACAGCGTGCCGAGAGCGTCGGGCGTGACCTGACGCGCGAGGAGGGCAAGACGCTGGCCGAGGCCATTGGGGAAACCAGGCGCGCGGTCTCTATCCTGCGCTACTATGCGGGGCAGACCTTGGAGCCAGACGGGGAGACCTATCCGAGCAGCTCGCGCGTGACCTTCCTCTACGCCCGTCGCGAGCCGGTTGGCGTGGTCAGCGTTATTACGCCCTGGAACTTCCCGATTGCCATCCCTGCCTGGAAGATCGCGCCGGCTCTGGCTTATGGGAACACCGTGGTGTGGAAGCCTGCCGAGCTGGTGCCGCTAACGGCGGTCCACTTCACCCAGGCCCTCCTTGATGCTGGCCTGCCGCCTGGCGTCCTTAACCTGGTGCTGGGCAAAGGCTCCGAAGTGGGCGATCCCCTGGTGACCCATCCCGCAGTTGATGCCATCACCTTCACCGGCTCTAATGCTGTCGGTCGCGCCCTCCAGCATAAGGCCATCGAGCACGGCAAAAAGGTCCAACTGGAGATGGGCGGCAAGAACCCGGCAGTTGTGCTGGCAGACGCCAATCTCGACGTCGCCGTTGAGCAGGTGGCACGCGGCGCCTTTCTCAGCGCGGGACAAAAGTGCACGGCCACCAGCCGTGTGATTGTCGAGCGGGCCATCCTCCCAGAGTTTCAGGAGCGCCTTGCGACCCTGGCCCAGAGCTGGAAACTCGGTGACCCGCTGGAACCGGACACGCGCGTCGGCCCGCTGGTCTCGGAGGATCAGCTACAGAAAGTGAGCGGCTACCTGCAGCTGGCACGCAGCGAAGGGGGGCATTTCCTGGCAGGTGGCGAGTCGACAACGATCAATGGCGAGGGCTATTACGTCCGGCCCAGCATCGTCACGGACCTCGGCCAGAGCAGCCGTGTTGCTCAGGAGGAAATTTTCGGCCCCGTAGCAGCCCTCCTGCCCGCCGCCTCCTTCGAGGAGGCTGTGGCCCTGGCAAACGCTACCCCTTTCGGACTATCGGCCAGCCTCTTTACTACCAACCTCTCGCTGGCGCTGCGCTTCGCCTCCGAGATTCAGGCTGGCGTCGTCAAGATCAACCAGGAGTCGGCAGGTCTGGAGTTCCAGGTGCCCTTCGGCGGCATGAAAGACAGCTCCTCTGGCTCCCGTGAGCAGGGGAAGGCGGCACGCGAGTTCTTTACTCAGTGGAAGACCGTCTATATCGACCAGCTGCCCTGA
- a CDS encoding fumarylacetoacetate hydrolase family protein: MQIIRYRAADGRERVGLLTDEGAVRAFPDAGQRLSDLWTLRLAELRALLSAVAARGEPVEVRPPWLAPIDGESEVWAAGVTYKRSEEARREESATPDIYARVYTAERPELFFKANPRRVAGPEAAIAVRADSDWDVPEPELTLVINAHGEIVGYTIGNDVSSRSIEGENPLYLPQAKVYAGSCALGPAIIPAWEIPDPYALSIELTIERNGQLCWQGRSSTADLRRRLEELVVYLFREDEFPAGAFLCTGTALVPERPFTLQAGDLVSIAISGLGRLRNRVVRGKLALQAASAGPCC, from the coding sequence ATGCAGATCATTCGTTACCGCGCTGCGGACGGTCGCGAGCGCGTGGGGCTGCTCACCGACGAGGGCGCGGTGCGGGCCTTTCCCGATGCCGGACAGCGTCTTTCTGACCTCTGGACCCTGCGTCTCGCCGAGCTGCGCGCCTTGCTGAGCGCGGTCGCTGCACGTGGTGAGCCAGTGGAGGTCAGGCCGCCCTGGCTGGCGCCGATCGATGGAGAGAGCGAGGTCTGGGCGGCAGGCGTGACCTACAAGCGTTCCGAGGAGGCGAGGCGCGAGGAGAGCGCCACGCCCGACATCTATGCGCGTGTCTACACCGCGGAGCGTCCTGAGCTCTTCTTCAAGGCCAATCCGCGGCGGGTGGCAGGTCCCGAGGCCGCCATTGCAGTGCGTGCCGATTCCGACTGGGACGTACCCGAGCCGGAGCTGACGCTCGTCATCAATGCCCACGGGGAGATCGTCGGCTACACCATCGGCAACGACGTCAGCTCCCGCAGCATCGAAGGTGAGAACCCCCTCTATCTTCCCCAGGCCAAGGTCTACGCTGGCAGCTGTGCCCTTGGTCCGGCCATTATCCCGGCCTGGGAGATCCCCGATCCTTACGCCCTGAGCATCGAGCTGACCATCGAGCGCAACGGGCAACTGTGCTGGCAGGGTCGCAGCTCGACCGCTGATCTGCGGCGTCGCCTGGAAGAGCTGGTCGTCTACCTTTTCCGCGAGGATGAGTTTCCCGCCGGTGCCTTTCTCTGTACTGGCACCGCTTTGGTGCCAGAACGACCCTTTACCCTGCAGGCCGGCGACCTGGTAAGCATCGCGATCAGCGGTCTCGGAAGGCTGCGCAACCGGGTGGTGCGGGGCAAACTGGCCCTGCAGGCGGCGAGCGCAGGCCCGTGCTGCTGA